From Palaemon carinicauda isolate YSFRI2023 chromosome 29, ASM3689809v2, whole genome shotgun sequence, one genomic window encodes:
- the LOC137622199 gene encoding uncharacterized protein isoform X1, with the protein MVSPNMESIFTDDKARLFRLLHMTCHDGRDVLYSVFRWGTPDKDLDMPLDMFLIDKIGYGSTKVKKTFSGDQKKLIDQNPSCDRFDTTLLVIATNMGCKGLRTAYPGVLSEVETNLRLHINRIREFRNSLAHLYPITVKDQLFNERTEELRELLKETLQVAAQCYGIEDLELKEQIKILNDAINRSRDDDIEKQDILTYENSIFLQSRQNILRNEGKDQLLDKYKVFDHISPVLFFTQKNLHLEVGLIFTYMEVVESGSGDSQEVIEYEDLLEFAQKRTIDNKSKTDILFIEGIAGAGKTTLTRIITCEWRNQQSPMQCLLEYDLLIYFECRNSAIHSLEQLLETLMSNVLPKFKEGDLMKCIRTLKLLIIADGLDELNQSSTKVFREILDLGTYAVITMICTSRPEFIKTFYSLVPQGQYVTHLRIKGVPREKRNDFVVRYHEELKRIGITQKEIDGLITFMENSSNYLEEPLRLPLNLAWLTIMWSVSPERLNNVTGATELYTEILDMNKERLIQKLKMTETTKYDSNLARDLDRFLLYLSREALISLKEETIDSLPEDSVERLKDACASLELPYEPILSAFLIETILYNTSRTKSVFSIAHKGELDYLAANYVIEALRGNDLRFDITSIIRNIQIHPSYQNSSLRAEFIQHILRRLTATPTSAAIEIINRTEESEVLVYNENPTEIISIRTVFEELYGIGRVPSDLSCYQNMFLYTAGLLHRVPLTMRRTIADELVCLFQQSGMPNKDQWYDLLMEAKLNETVAESMASRVSGFGKGTANITDRRSLNAYSVLVPHGKYNVIKLNIPDRMDDSQNLDKFIANVTVKQECPLVILLHYYFRNPDAMSPELDIKLRRLFERGNIQKFMGWLSEETSKLLPPTIVNLWLQLDAKNARPIIEALSHLKDRAKKFRYLGVHVVPGVDPSILAPLPGEVDLILYLSGVDDENADWACRVAKNLQPATGRKAFSNILIPLSQLTPDGLCQLVSQMKLLEVCIVENPLNDLAVYSDRIFEQDRERLRAFTRESLKWPLRFADNKDTLWPKIIIK; encoded by the exons ATGGTAAGTCCAAACATGGAATCTATTTTCACTGATGACAAAGCTCGCCTCTTCCGTCTCCTCCATATGACCTGCCATGATGGTCGGGACGTCTTGTACTCGGTCTTCCGTTGGGGGACTCCAGATAAGGACCTCGACATGCCTCTGGATATGTTCTTGATAGACAAGATAGGATATGGAAGCACTAAAGTTAAAAAAACCTTCTCTGGGGATCAGAAAAAACTTATCGACCAAAATCCATCGTGCGATCGATTTGATACGACGTTACTTGTGATAGCTACCAACATGGGCTGCAAGGGTTTGCGTACTGCATATCCAGGTGTTCTGTCTGAGGTAGAGACCAATCTTAGGTTACATATCAATAGAATAAGAGAATTCAGGAACTCTCTTGCTCATCTGTACCCAATCACTGTTAAAGATCAATTATTTAATGAAAGGACTGAAGAACTCAGAGAACTTCTAAAGGAAACACTACAAGTTGCAGCACAATGTTATGGAATCGAGGATCTTGAGCTGAAAGAGCaaatcaaaatcttgaatgatgcCATAAACCGATCAAGAGATGATGACATTGAAAAGCAAGATATCCTAACTTATGAAAATAGTATTTTCCTACAAAGCAGACAGAATATCCTGCGTAACGAAGGTAAAGACCAGCTTTTGGACAAGTATAAAGTGTTTGACCACATCAGTCCAGTTTTGTTTTTTACCCAAAAGAATTTACACTTAGAAGTAGGGCTTATTTTTACTTACATGGAAGTTGTAGAGTCGGGGTCTGGTGACTCTCAGGAAGTGATAGAGTATGAAGATCTTCTAGAGTTTGCACAAAAGAGAACCATTGACAATAAATCGAAGACAGACATCCTGTTCATAGAAGGAATAGCAGGTGCCGGAAAAACGACGCTGACAAGAATAATAACTTGTGAGTGGAGGAACCAACAGAGTCCTATGCAGTGTCTCCTGGAGTATGACCTCCTCATTTACTTCGAATGCAGAAACTCTGCCATCCACTCTCTCGAACAGTTACTGGAGACCCTCATGTCAAATGTCCTTCCAAAATTCAAAGAGGGGGATTTAATGAAGTGCATTCGCACACTAAAGTTACTCATCATTGCAGATGGTCTGGATGAGCTTAACCAGTCATCGACCAAAGTATTTCGAGAAATTTTAGATCTTGGAACATATGCTGTTATAACGATGATTTGCACTTCGCGCCCAGAGTTTATAAAGACATTTTACAGCCTTGTTCCCCAGGGTCAGTACGTAACTCATTTAAGGATAAAAGGTGTACCCCGAGAAAAGAGGAATGATTTTGTGGTTAGGTATCATGAGGAACTGAAAAGGATCGGGATTACCCAAAAGGAAATTGATGGTTTGATTACTTTCATGGAAAATTCTTCCAATTATCTAGAGGAACCACTACGACTTCCTCTGAACTTAGCCTGGTTGACAATCATGTGGTCGGTATCGCCAGAGCGATTGAACAACGTTACTGGAGCAACGGAGCTTTACACCGAAATTTTAGATATGAATAAGGAAAGACTCATCCAAAAGTTAAAAATGACCGAGACAACGAAATATGATAGCAATCTTGCTAGAGATTTAGACAGATTCTTACTGTACCTCTCACGGGAGGCTCTTATAAGTTTGAAAGAGGAAACAATTGACTCTCTGCCAGAAGATTCGGTTGAAAGACTAAAGGATGCCTGTGCTTCTCTGGAGCTTCCTTATGAACCCATTCTCAGTGCCTTCCTCATCGAAACAATTCTTTATAATACAAGTAGAACAAAGTCAGTCTTCAGCATTGCCCACAAAGGAGAACTGGATTATTTGGCAGCGAACTATGTGATTGAGGCCCTCAGGGGAAATGATCTTCGATTTGATATTACAAGCATCATCAGAAATATTCAGATCCACCCATCGTATCAAAATAGTTCTTTACGGGCAGAGTTCATTCAACACATTTTGAGGCGTCTGACAGCCACACCAACCAGTGCCGCAATAGAAATTATTAATAGGACTGAAGAGAGTGAGGTTCTAGTTTATAATGAAAACCCTACAGAAATTATATCTATTAGAACTGTATTTGAGGAACTTTATGGTATTGGTAGAGTTCCTTCAGATCTCAGCTGTTACCAAAATATGTTCCTGTACACAGCAGGCCTCTTACATAGGGTCCCTCTCACAATGAGAAGAACAATAGCAGATGAACTAGTTTGTCTTTTCCAGCAATCAGGAATGCCAAATAAAGATCAGTGGTACGACCTCCTTATGGAAGCGAAGCTGAATGAAACTGTTGCTGAAAGCATGGCTTCTAGAGTATCAGGTTTTGGAAAAGGCACAGCAAATATCACTGACAGGCGGAGTCTAAATGCTTATTCTGTGCTTGTGCCACAtggaaaatataatgtaataaagttaAATATACCAGATAGAATGGATGATAGTCAAAATCTAGATAAATTTATTGCTAATGTGACCGTGAAACAAGAATGTCCTCTAGTTATCTTACTTCATTATTACTTCCGTAACCCTGACGCAATGAGCCCTGAATTGGATATTAAATTAAGAAGGCTATTTGAAAG GGGAAATATCCAAAAATTCATGGGCTGGCTGAGCGAAGAGACCTCGAAACTGTTGCCGCCCACAATTGTTAACCTTTGGCTACAACTTGATGCAAAAAATGCAAGACCAATAATTGAAGCACTTTCACATCTAAAGGACCGAGCTAAAAAATTCAGATATCTTG GTGTTCACGTAGTGCCGGGGGTCGACCCAAGCATCCTAGCACCTCTTCCCGGAGAGGTCGACCTGATACTGTACCTGAGTGGTGTTGATGATGAGAATGCGGATTGGGCTTGTCGTGTAGCGAAGAACCTCCAGCCAGCCACTGGAAG
- the LOC137622199 gene encoding uncharacterized protein isoform X3, with translation MVSPNMESIFTDDKARLFRLLHMTCHDGRDVLYSVFRWGTPDKDLDMPLDMFLIDKIGYGSTKVKKTFSGDQKKLIDQNPSCDRFDTTLLVIATNMGCKGLRTAYPGVLSEVETNLRLHINRIREFRNSLAHLYPITVKDQLFNERTEELRELLKETLQVAAQCYGIEDLELKEQIKILNDAINRSRDDDIEKQDILTYENSIFLQSRQNILRNEGKDQLLDKYKVFDHISPVLFFTQKNLHLEVGLIFTYMEVVESGSGDSQEVIEYEDLLEFAQKRTIDNKSKTDILFIEGIAGAGKTTLTRIITCEWRNQQSPMQCLLEYDLLIYFECRNSAIHSLEQLLETLMSNVLPKFKEGDLMKCIRTLKLLIIADGLDELNQSSTKVFREILDLGTYAVITMICTSRPEFIKTFYSLVPQGQYVTHLRIKGVPREKRNDFVVRYHEELKRIGITQKEIDGLITFMENSSNYLEEPLRLPLNLAWLTIMWSVSPERLNNVTGATELYTEILDMNKERLIQKLKMTETTKYDSNLARDLDRFLLYLSREALISLKEETIDSLPEDSVERLKDACASLELPYEPILSAFLIETILYNTSRTKSVFSIAHKGELDYLAANYVIEALRGNDLRFDITSIIRNIQIHPSYQNSSLRAEFIQHILRRLTATPTSAAIEIINRTEESEVLVYNENPTEIISIRTVFEELYGIGRVPSDLSCYQNMFLYTAGLLHRVPLTMRRTIADELVCLFQQSGMPNKDQWYDLLMEAKLNETVAESMASRVSGFGKGTANITDRRSLNAYSVLVPHGKYNVIKLNIPDRMDDSQNLDKFIANVTVKQECPLVILLHYYFRNPDAMSPELDIKLRRLFERGNIQKFMGWLSEETSKLLPPTIVNLWLQLDAKNARPIIEALSHLKDRAKKFRYLGVHVVPGVDPSILAPLPGEVDLILYLSGVDDENADWACRVAKNLQPATGS, from the exons ATGGTAAGTCCAAACATGGAATCTATTTTCACTGATGACAAAGCTCGCCTCTTCCGTCTCCTCCATATGACCTGCCATGATGGTCGGGACGTCTTGTACTCGGTCTTCCGTTGGGGGACTCCAGATAAGGACCTCGACATGCCTCTGGATATGTTCTTGATAGACAAGATAGGATATGGAAGCACTAAAGTTAAAAAAACCTTCTCTGGGGATCAGAAAAAACTTATCGACCAAAATCCATCGTGCGATCGATTTGATACGACGTTACTTGTGATAGCTACCAACATGGGCTGCAAGGGTTTGCGTACTGCATATCCAGGTGTTCTGTCTGAGGTAGAGACCAATCTTAGGTTACATATCAATAGAATAAGAGAATTCAGGAACTCTCTTGCTCATCTGTACCCAATCACTGTTAAAGATCAATTATTTAATGAAAGGACTGAAGAACTCAGAGAACTTCTAAAGGAAACACTACAAGTTGCAGCACAATGTTATGGAATCGAGGATCTTGAGCTGAAAGAGCaaatcaaaatcttgaatgatgcCATAAACCGATCAAGAGATGATGACATTGAAAAGCAAGATATCCTAACTTATGAAAATAGTATTTTCCTACAAAGCAGACAGAATATCCTGCGTAACGAAGGTAAAGACCAGCTTTTGGACAAGTATAAAGTGTTTGACCACATCAGTCCAGTTTTGTTTTTTACCCAAAAGAATTTACACTTAGAAGTAGGGCTTATTTTTACTTACATGGAAGTTGTAGAGTCGGGGTCTGGTGACTCTCAGGAAGTGATAGAGTATGAAGATCTTCTAGAGTTTGCACAAAAGAGAACCATTGACAATAAATCGAAGACAGACATCCTGTTCATAGAAGGAATAGCAGGTGCCGGAAAAACGACGCTGACAAGAATAATAACTTGTGAGTGGAGGAACCAACAGAGTCCTATGCAGTGTCTCCTGGAGTATGACCTCCTCATTTACTTCGAATGCAGAAACTCTGCCATCCACTCTCTCGAACAGTTACTGGAGACCCTCATGTCAAATGTCCTTCCAAAATTCAAAGAGGGGGATTTAATGAAGTGCATTCGCACACTAAAGTTACTCATCATTGCAGATGGTCTGGATGAGCTTAACCAGTCATCGACCAAAGTATTTCGAGAAATTTTAGATCTTGGAACATATGCTGTTATAACGATGATTTGCACTTCGCGCCCAGAGTTTATAAAGACATTTTACAGCCTTGTTCCCCAGGGTCAGTACGTAACTCATTTAAGGATAAAAGGTGTACCCCGAGAAAAGAGGAATGATTTTGTGGTTAGGTATCATGAGGAACTGAAAAGGATCGGGATTACCCAAAAGGAAATTGATGGTTTGATTACTTTCATGGAAAATTCTTCCAATTATCTAGAGGAACCACTACGACTTCCTCTGAACTTAGCCTGGTTGACAATCATGTGGTCGGTATCGCCAGAGCGATTGAACAACGTTACTGGAGCAACGGAGCTTTACACCGAAATTTTAGATATGAATAAGGAAAGACTCATCCAAAAGTTAAAAATGACCGAGACAACGAAATATGATAGCAATCTTGCTAGAGATTTAGACAGATTCTTACTGTACCTCTCACGGGAGGCTCTTATAAGTTTGAAAGAGGAAACAATTGACTCTCTGCCAGAAGATTCGGTTGAAAGACTAAAGGATGCCTGTGCTTCTCTGGAGCTTCCTTATGAACCCATTCTCAGTGCCTTCCTCATCGAAACAATTCTTTATAATACAAGTAGAACAAAGTCAGTCTTCAGCATTGCCCACAAAGGAGAACTGGATTATTTGGCAGCGAACTATGTGATTGAGGCCCTCAGGGGAAATGATCTTCGATTTGATATTACAAGCATCATCAGAAATATTCAGATCCACCCATCGTATCAAAATAGTTCTTTACGGGCAGAGTTCATTCAACACATTTTGAGGCGTCTGACAGCCACACCAACCAGTGCCGCAATAGAAATTATTAATAGGACTGAAGAGAGTGAGGTTCTAGTTTATAATGAAAACCCTACAGAAATTATATCTATTAGAACTGTATTTGAGGAACTTTATGGTATTGGTAGAGTTCCTTCAGATCTCAGCTGTTACCAAAATATGTTCCTGTACACAGCAGGCCTCTTACATAGGGTCCCTCTCACAATGAGAAGAACAATAGCAGATGAACTAGTTTGTCTTTTCCAGCAATCAGGAATGCCAAATAAAGATCAGTGGTACGACCTCCTTATGGAAGCGAAGCTGAATGAAACTGTTGCTGAAAGCATGGCTTCTAGAGTATCAGGTTTTGGAAAAGGCACAGCAAATATCACTGACAGGCGGAGTCTAAATGCTTATTCTGTGCTTGTGCCACAtggaaaatataatgtaataaagttaAATATACCAGATAGAATGGATGATAGTCAAAATCTAGATAAATTTATTGCTAATGTGACCGTGAAACAAGAATGTCCTCTAGTTATCTTACTTCATTATTACTTCCGTAACCCTGACGCAATGAGCCCTGAATTGGATATTAAATTAAGAAGGCTATTTGAAAG GGGAAATATCCAAAAATTCATGGGCTGGCTGAGCGAAGAGACCTCGAAACTGTTGCCGCCCACAATTGTTAACCTTTGGCTACAACTTGATGCAAAAAATGCAAGACCAATAATTGAAGCACTTTCACATCTAAAGGACCGAGCTAAAAAATTCAGATATCTTG GTGTTCACGTAGTGCCGGGGGTCGACCCAAGCATCCTAGCACCTCTTCCCGGAGAGGTCGACCTGATACTGTACCTGAGTGGTGTTGATGATGAGAATGCGGATTGGGCTTGTCGTGTAGCGAAGAACCTCCAGCCAGCCACTGGAAG
- the LOC137622199 gene encoding uncharacterized protein isoform X2, with amino-acid sequence MVSPNMESIFTDDKARLFRLLHMTCHDGRDVLYSVFRWGTPDKDLDMPLDMFLIDKIGYGSTKVKKTFSGDQKKLIDQNPSCDRFDTTLLVIATNMGCKGLRTAYPGVLSEVETNLRLHINRIREFRNSLAHLYPITVKDQLFNERTEELRELLKETLQVAAQCYGIEDLELKEQIKILNDAINRSRDDDIEKQDILTYENSIFLQSRQNILRNEGKDQLLDKYKVFDHISPVLFFTQKNLHLEVGLIFTYMEVVESGSGDSQEVIEYEDLLEFAQKRTIDNKSKTDILFIEGIAGAGKTTLTRIITCEWRNQQSPMQCLLEYDLLIYFECRNSAIHSLEQLLETLMSNVLPKFKEGDLMKCIRTLKLLIIADGLDELNQSSTKVFREILDLGTYAVITMICTSRPEFIKTFYSLVPQGQYVTHLRIKGVPREKRNDFVVRYHEELKRIGITQKEIDGLITFMENSSNYLEEPLRLPLNLAWLTIMWSVSPERLNNVTGATELYTEILDMNKERLIQKLKMTETTKYDSNLARDLDRFLLYLSREALISLKEETIDSLPEDSVERLKDACASLELPYEPILSAFLIETILYNTSRTKSVFSIAHKGELDYLAANYVIEALRGNDLRFDITSIIRNIQIHPSYQNSSLRAEFIQHILRRLTATPTSAAIEIINRTEESEVLVYNENPTEIISIRTVFEELYGIGRVPSDLSCYQNMFLYTAGLLHRVPLTMRRTIADELVCLFQQSGMPNKDQWYDLLMEAKLNETVAESMASRVSGFGKGTANITDRRSLNAYSVLVPHGKYNVIKLNIPDRMDDSQNLDKFIANVTVKQECPLVILLHYYFRNPDAMSPELDIKLRRLFERGNIQKFMGWLSEETSKLLPPTIVNLWLQLDAKNARPIIEALSHLKDRAKKFRYLGVHVVPGVDPSILAPLPGEVDLILYLSGVDDENADWACRVAKNLQPATGSQLTPDGLCQLVSQMKLLEVCIVENPLNDLAVYSDRIFEQDRERLRAFTRESLKWPLRFADNKDTLWPKIIIK; translated from the exons ATGGTAAGTCCAAACATGGAATCTATTTTCACTGATGACAAAGCTCGCCTCTTCCGTCTCCTCCATATGACCTGCCATGATGGTCGGGACGTCTTGTACTCGGTCTTCCGTTGGGGGACTCCAGATAAGGACCTCGACATGCCTCTGGATATGTTCTTGATAGACAAGATAGGATATGGAAGCACTAAAGTTAAAAAAACCTTCTCTGGGGATCAGAAAAAACTTATCGACCAAAATCCATCGTGCGATCGATTTGATACGACGTTACTTGTGATAGCTACCAACATGGGCTGCAAGGGTTTGCGTACTGCATATCCAGGTGTTCTGTCTGAGGTAGAGACCAATCTTAGGTTACATATCAATAGAATAAGAGAATTCAGGAACTCTCTTGCTCATCTGTACCCAATCACTGTTAAAGATCAATTATTTAATGAAAGGACTGAAGAACTCAGAGAACTTCTAAAGGAAACACTACAAGTTGCAGCACAATGTTATGGAATCGAGGATCTTGAGCTGAAAGAGCaaatcaaaatcttgaatgatgcCATAAACCGATCAAGAGATGATGACATTGAAAAGCAAGATATCCTAACTTATGAAAATAGTATTTTCCTACAAAGCAGACAGAATATCCTGCGTAACGAAGGTAAAGACCAGCTTTTGGACAAGTATAAAGTGTTTGACCACATCAGTCCAGTTTTGTTTTTTACCCAAAAGAATTTACACTTAGAAGTAGGGCTTATTTTTACTTACATGGAAGTTGTAGAGTCGGGGTCTGGTGACTCTCAGGAAGTGATAGAGTATGAAGATCTTCTAGAGTTTGCACAAAAGAGAACCATTGACAATAAATCGAAGACAGACATCCTGTTCATAGAAGGAATAGCAGGTGCCGGAAAAACGACGCTGACAAGAATAATAACTTGTGAGTGGAGGAACCAACAGAGTCCTATGCAGTGTCTCCTGGAGTATGACCTCCTCATTTACTTCGAATGCAGAAACTCTGCCATCCACTCTCTCGAACAGTTACTGGAGACCCTCATGTCAAATGTCCTTCCAAAATTCAAAGAGGGGGATTTAATGAAGTGCATTCGCACACTAAAGTTACTCATCATTGCAGATGGTCTGGATGAGCTTAACCAGTCATCGACCAAAGTATTTCGAGAAATTTTAGATCTTGGAACATATGCTGTTATAACGATGATTTGCACTTCGCGCCCAGAGTTTATAAAGACATTTTACAGCCTTGTTCCCCAGGGTCAGTACGTAACTCATTTAAGGATAAAAGGTGTACCCCGAGAAAAGAGGAATGATTTTGTGGTTAGGTATCATGAGGAACTGAAAAGGATCGGGATTACCCAAAAGGAAATTGATGGTTTGATTACTTTCATGGAAAATTCTTCCAATTATCTAGAGGAACCACTACGACTTCCTCTGAACTTAGCCTGGTTGACAATCATGTGGTCGGTATCGCCAGAGCGATTGAACAACGTTACTGGAGCAACGGAGCTTTACACCGAAATTTTAGATATGAATAAGGAAAGACTCATCCAAAAGTTAAAAATGACCGAGACAACGAAATATGATAGCAATCTTGCTAGAGATTTAGACAGATTCTTACTGTACCTCTCACGGGAGGCTCTTATAAGTTTGAAAGAGGAAACAATTGACTCTCTGCCAGAAGATTCGGTTGAAAGACTAAAGGATGCCTGTGCTTCTCTGGAGCTTCCTTATGAACCCATTCTCAGTGCCTTCCTCATCGAAACAATTCTTTATAATACAAGTAGAACAAAGTCAGTCTTCAGCATTGCCCACAAAGGAGAACTGGATTATTTGGCAGCGAACTATGTGATTGAGGCCCTCAGGGGAAATGATCTTCGATTTGATATTACAAGCATCATCAGAAATATTCAGATCCACCCATCGTATCAAAATAGTTCTTTACGGGCAGAGTTCATTCAACACATTTTGAGGCGTCTGACAGCCACACCAACCAGTGCCGCAATAGAAATTATTAATAGGACTGAAGAGAGTGAGGTTCTAGTTTATAATGAAAACCCTACAGAAATTATATCTATTAGAACTGTATTTGAGGAACTTTATGGTATTGGTAGAGTTCCTTCAGATCTCAGCTGTTACCAAAATATGTTCCTGTACACAGCAGGCCTCTTACATAGGGTCCCTCTCACAATGAGAAGAACAATAGCAGATGAACTAGTTTGTCTTTTCCAGCAATCAGGAATGCCAAATAAAGATCAGTGGTACGACCTCCTTATGGAAGCGAAGCTGAATGAAACTGTTGCTGAAAGCATGGCTTCTAGAGTATCAGGTTTTGGAAAAGGCACAGCAAATATCACTGACAGGCGGAGTCTAAATGCTTATTCTGTGCTTGTGCCACAtggaaaatataatgtaataaagttaAATATACCAGATAGAATGGATGATAGTCAAAATCTAGATAAATTTATTGCTAATGTGACCGTGAAACAAGAATGTCCTCTAGTTATCTTACTTCATTATTACTTCCGTAACCCTGACGCAATGAGCCCTGAATTGGATATTAAATTAAGAAGGCTATTTGAAAG GGGAAATATCCAAAAATTCATGGGCTGGCTGAGCGAAGAGACCTCGAAACTGTTGCCGCCCACAATTGTTAACCTTTGGCTACAACTTGATGCAAAAAATGCAAGACCAATAATTGAAGCACTTTCACATCTAAAGGACCGAGCTAAAAAATTCAGATATCTTG GTGTTCACGTAGTGCCGGGGGTCGACCCAAGCATCCTAGCACCTCTTCCCGGAGAGGTCGACCTGATACTGTACCTGAGTGGTGTTGATGATGAGAATGCGGATTGGGCTTGTCGTGTAGCGAAGAACCTCCAGCCAGCCACTGGAAG